In Monomorium pharaonis isolate MP-MQ-018 chromosome 3, ASM1337386v2, whole genome shotgun sequence, a genomic segment contains:
- the LOC105837964 gene encoding activating transcription factor of chaperone isoform X1 yields MSSSQDQEMFITWKYEPVSPSGASLLEIDEDWPLFNNQSVEISNNAADAVMYDDHPTRAQVATKLLEELDEWIKEEPFSDWLEEKIELPIFEQIPFYETNNKPTIVYPNVAKASHQQQQQQQQHDKTQTLLKEFETVLDDVEACHQIIPATNSTTLTPPQSPSHKAINVDTQLLVTLQPVQPFTGNQSIYNIAAPQDDSLYVNNTSRQWNTENISLSPLGGDVANDLAVVDEFIRSHTKDILSPSSPCSSGGSSVSTDDTTDDPDWTFENEKRSLKHTVHDSSKHRHKPYSRSSLEDKKVRKKEQNKNAATRYRQKKKQEIKEIQGEERELAEHNESLKEKVKNLQQEIGYLKGLMRDVFKAKGLLK; encoded by the exons ATGTCATCCAGTCAGGACCAGGAGATGTTCATCACGTGGAAGTACGAGCCGGTGTCCCCCAGTGGGGCATCGTTGCTAGAGATTGATGAGGATTGGCCTCTATTCAATAATCAGTCTGTAGAAATTTCTAACAATGCTGCGGATGCTGTTATGTATGATGACCATCCCACCCGCGCGCAAGTGGCAACAAAACTTTTAGAAGAATTGGACGAATGGATAAAGGAAg AACCCTTCTCAGATTGGTTGGAGGAAAAGATAGAACTGCCTATATTTGAGCAAATACCCTTTTACGAAACCAACAACAAACCGACAATTGTCTATCCAAATGTCGCGAAGGCTTCGCAtcaacaacaacagcagcagcagcagcatgaCAAAACACAAACTCTTTTGAAAGAGTTCGAAACGGTTTTGGATGATGTCGAAGCTTGCCATCAGATCATTCCAGCAACCAATTCGACGACGCTAACTCCTCCCCAATCACCCTCGCATAAAGCGATCAATGTAGACACGCAGCTGCTGGTCACTCTGCAGCCCGTGCAACCGTTCACTGGCAATCAATCGATATACAACATTGCTGCACCGCAAGACGACTCCCTGTATGTGAATAACACGTCACGCCAGTGGAACACCGAGAACATATCGCTGAGCCCGCTCGGCGGGGATGTTGCGAATGATTTAGCGGTGGTGGATGAATTTATTCGCTCGCACACCAAGGATATACTATCTCCCTCAAGCCCCTGTAGCTCCGGTGGCAGTTCCGTATCGACCGACGATACCACTGACGATCCTGATTGGACTTTCGAAAACGAAAAAAGAAGTTTGAAGCATACGGTTCATGACTCTTCGAAACATCGTCACAAACCGTACTCTCGATCGTCTCTCGAGGATAAGAAAGTACGGAAGAAAGAACAGAATAAGAATGCGGCCACGCGTTacagacagaaaaaaaagcaagAGATCAAGGAGATACAAGGCGAAGAGCGTGAACTGGCGGAGCACAATGAGAGCTTAAAGGAGAAAGTGAAGAATCTACAGCAGGAGATAGGATATCTGAAGGGGTTGATGAGAGACGTGTTCAAAGCCAAGGGTCTGCTTAAATAA
- the LOC105837964 gene encoding activating transcription factor of chaperone isoform X2 — protein MAALCYSEPFSDWLEEKIELPIFEQIPFYETNNKPTIVYPNVAKASHQQQQQQQQHDKTQTLLKEFETVLDDVEACHQIIPATNSTTLTPPQSPSHKAINVDTQLLVTLQPVQPFTGNQSIYNIAAPQDDSLYVNNTSRQWNTENISLSPLGGDVANDLAVVDEFIRSHTKDILSPSSPCSSGGSSVSTDDTTDDPDWTFENEKRSLKHTVHDSSKHRHKPYSRSSLEDKKVRKKEQNKNAATRYRQKKKQEIKEIQGEERELAEHNESLKEKVKNLQQEIGYLKGLMRDVFKAKGLLK, from the exons ATGGCTGCCTTATGTTACAGCG AACCCTTCTCAGATTGGTTGGAGGAAAAGATAGAACTGCCTATATTTGAGCAAATACCCTTTTACGAAACCAACAACAAACCGACAATTGTCTATCCAAATGTCGCGAAGGCTTCGCAtcaacaacaacagcagcagcagcagcatgaCAAAACACAAACTCTTTTGAAAGAGTTCGAAACGGTTTTGGATGATGTCGAAGCTTGCCATCAGATCATTCCAGCAACCAATTCGACGACGCTAACTCCTCCCCAATCACCCTCGCATAAAGCGATCAATGTAGACACGCAGCTGCTGGTCACTCTGCAGCCCGTGCAACCGTTCACTGGCAATCAATCGATATACAACATTGCTGCACCGCAAGACGACTCCCTGTATGTGAATAACACGTCACGCCAGTGGAACACCGAGAACATATCGCTGAGCCCGCTCGGCGGGGATGTTGCGAATGATTTAGCGGTGGTGGATGAATTTATTCGCTCGCACACCAAGGATATACTATCTCCCTCAAGCCCCTGTAGCTCCGGTGGCAGTTCCGTATCGACCGACGATACCACTGACGATCCTGATTGGACTTTCGAAAACGAAAAAAGAAGTTTGAAGCATACGGTTCATGACTCTTCGAAACATCGTCACAAACCGTACTCTCGATCGTCTCTCGAGGATAAGAAAGTACGGAAGAAAGAACAGAATAAGAATGCGGCCACGCGTTacagacagaaaaaaaagcaagAGATCAAGGAGATACAAGGCGAAGAGCGTGAACTGGCGGAGCACAATGAGAGCTTAAAGGAGAAAGTGAAGAATCTACAGCAGGAGATAGGATATCTGAAGGGGTTGATGAGAGACGTGTTCAAAGCCAAGGGTCTGCTTAAATAA